One part of the Phacochoerus africanus isolate WHEZ1 chromosome 7, ROS_Pafr_v1, whole genome shotgun sequence genome encodes these proteins:
- the RPL3 gene encoding 60S ribosomal protein L3 gives MSHRKFSAPRHGSLGFLPRKRSSRHRGKVKSFPKDDSSKPVHLTAFLGYKAGMTHIVREVDRPGSKVNKKEVVEAVTIVETPPMVIVGIVGYVETPRGLRTFKTIFAEHISDECKRRFYKNWHKSKKKAFTKYCKKWQDEDGKKQLERDFSSMKKYCQVIRVIAHTQMRLLPLRQKKAHLMEIQVNGGTVAEKLDWARERLEQQVPVNQVFGQDEMIDVIGVTKGKGYKGVTSRWHTKKLPRKTHRGLRKVACIGAWHPARVAFSVARAGQKGYHHRTEINKKIYKIGQGYLIKDGKLIKNNASTDYDLSDKSINPLGGFVHYGEVTNDFVMLKGCVVGTKKRVLTLRKSLLVQTKRRALEKIDLKFIDTTSKFGHGRFQTVEEKKAFMGPLKKDRIAKEEGA, from the exons ATG TCTCACAGGAAGTTCTCCGCTCCCAGGCACGGGTCCCTGGGCTTCCTGCCTCGGAAGCGTAGCAGCCGGCACCGCGGGAAGGTGAAGAGTTTCCCCAAGGATGACTCTTCCAAGCCCGTGCACCTCACCGCCTTCCTTGGCTACAAGGCTGGCATGACCCACATTGTGAGGGAGGTTGATAGGCCTGGGTCCA AGGTGAACAAGAAGGAAGTTGTGGAGGCTGTGACTATTGTGGAGACGCCACCCATGGTGATCGTGGGCATCGTGGGCTACGTGGAAACCCCTCGGGGCCTCCGGACCTTTAAGACCATCTTCGCAGAGCACATCAGCGATGAGTGCAAGAGGCGCTTCTATAAGAACTG GCATAAATCTAAGAAGAAGGCCTTCACCAAATACTGCAAGAAGTGGCAGGATGAAGATGGCAAGAAGCAGTTGGAGAGGGACTTCAGTAGCATGAAGAAGTACTGCCAGGTCATCCGGGTCATTGCCCACACCCAG ATGCGCCTGCTTCCTCTCCGCCAGAAGAAGGCCCACCTCATGGAGATCCAGGTGAACGGAGGCACGGTGGCCGAAAAACTGGACTGGGCCCGGGAGAGGCTAGAGCAGCAGGTCCCCGTGAACCAGGTGTTTGGGCAGGATGAGATGATTGATGTCATTGGCGTGACCAAGGGCAAGGGCTACAAAG GGGTCACCAGCCGTTGGCATACCAAGAAGCTGCCCCGGAAGACCCACCGGGGGCTCCGCAAGGTTGCCTGTATTGGCGCGTGGCATCCTGCGCGTGTGGCCTTCTCCGTGGCCCGGGCTGGGCAGAAAGGCTACCATCACCGCACAGAGATCAACAAGAAG ATCTACAAGATCGGCCAGGGCTACCTCATCAAGGACGGCAAGCTGATCAAGAACAACGCCTCCACGGATTACGATCTCTCTGACAAGAGCATCAATCCTCTG GGAGGCTTTGTCCACTATGGTGAGGTGACCAATGACTTTGTCATGCTCAAAGGCTGCGTCGTGGGGACCAAGAAGCGAGTGCTCACCCTTCGCAAG TCCTTGCTGGTGCAGACCAAACGACGGGCCCTGGAGAAGATCGATCTCAAGTTTATTGACACCACCTCCAAGTTTGGCCATGGCCGCTTCCAGACTGTGGAGGAGAAGAAGGCGTTCATG GGACCACTTAAGAAGGACcgaattgcaaaggaagaagggGCCTAA